The sequence below is a genomic window from Synechococcus sp. PCC 7335.
GGGGAAAGTCCCTGGGCTGCTAGCAATTGGCGCTGTAACTCGAACTCCGCAGGAATGGCCTCATAGCCAGAACTGCCAGCTCTAAGCAAATCGCGAGAGATCGCTCGAACTCGGCCAGTACCCCGCGTACCACCGCCAGAATGACAGCTATCAAGAATCGTCGTGACGTTGTTGGTTTGAAGCGATCGCGCTAGCAAAAACAGCGTGCGGCCCGTAATCACTGGCAGCTTGGGCGTACCCCCACCGACATTAGACAGCGGATCATTCAGAATAATCGCGCCATTTTCATCACTATTTTCATAGATTGGATCAGGATCTTTTACCGGCACACCGTGACCCGAATAGTGAAATACCACGACATCTCCTGGTTTGGCCTGCTTCACTAGGTGCTCGTTGTAGGCATCTAGCACATTCTGCCGAGTGGGACCGATATCTTCACCGTCCGAAATTTTGAGCACGTCTGAGGGCGCAAAGCCAAACTTATTCACCAGTAGCTCATACTGCAAATCCACATCGGTCAGGCAGCCGCCTAAGTCAGGAATTGGGCTGGGGTAGTCATTTACACCAACCAGCAGCGCTAGCTTACGGGGAGTGCTCTGGGCGATCGCCTGCCTATATCCTTCTGCCTGCTTTAAAAAGTTTGCCTGACTTAGGCCCATTGCAGCTAGGGTAGAGCCAGCAAACTGTAAAAAATGTCGACGCTTCATATTTCGGGTCTAAATCCTGCAATAAACTATCGTTACCTAGGTATCTTTCTACGTAAACACATCCTATTCAGATAATTTTCAACCGTAGAAAATAAAGTTACAAAGTCAATGGAATGATCTGAATAACTTCATAAACCGCCAGAAAAACCTCTTTACATCCGGTCTACAATTTTTTTATGACAGATGTTTATAGCCTAAAAGTCACTCAGGTCGAACAGGTCTGTTTTTTTGAGCTGACTTGGGGTAGAGGTCGTCGACTCACCGCAAAGCTTCCGTATCCCGCTCAGGTAGAAGCCCTCTATCAAAGCTGGCAGCGAGTCTATCTAAACTACTATCAATCGGCGCTGCGTCCGGACGCTTTGAATTTAGATCCAAACCTTGGCCCTGATTCCGGTCTTAATTTAGGCACGAACTTGGGCCTAAGAGGGCGAGCTGTGACCTCTGGCCAGCTTACGGCTAAAACCGATTGGCATGGACAACTTGTACAGGCTGAAGCTAAGCTCCTGTATGAATTTCACCAATGGCTGCGGAATGCGGCGCTATTCGATATTCGCAGTGAGCTAGCGCGAAGAATAGCTGAGCCACCGCCTGCTAAACCTATTGGAGAAGGCTCAGTAGGTTTAGATCTGTTAGTTGCCTGCGATCCATTAGACCTAGGTCGGTGGCCTTGGGAAGAGTGGGAGATCAACGCTGAGTATGGTTCAAACCGACTCGTACGCATTGCCCGGTTGCCGATGAACGTACATGAAGCGCTCACGCAGGTTCGCCGGTCCCATACGGCTGCTAGGGTGCTAGTCATTCTAGGTGACGATACGGGTCTAGATTTTGAAGCAGAGCTAGCGGCGATTGTTGCCCTAAAGCGGCTTGCCCAAATTACGGTCATAGGTTGGCAGCCAGGTGTAGATACTACCTGGTTAAAGCAAAGGATCTGCGACACCATTCAGAGAGATTCTGGCTGGGATATGCTGTTGTTCTTTGGTCATAGTAATGAGGCTAATGCCGTAGGTGGACAAATTGCGATCGCCCCACAGACTACGCTTTCACTGCGCGAGCTAGATCCTTATTTGCGAAAAGCCAAACAGCGGGGACTAAAGTTTGCACTTTTCAATTCTTGCAAAGGACTCGATATCGCCAACGCTTTGATCGATATTGGTCTAAACCAGGTTGCCGTTATGCGCGAGCCGATACATAACCGTGTGGCCCAACTCTTTTTAATTCAATTCATGCAAAGTCTTGCGAGCTTTGACGATGTGCATACGGCCTTGCAAAAAGCGAGTCAGTTCCTACGTTCGAAAAGTAATCTTACCTACCCATCGGCTCATCTCGTTCCTTCTCTTTTTCGCCACAGCGATGCTGTTCTATTTCGGCTACAGCCCGTTGGCTGGCGGGCTCGGATCAACGAGCTTTTGCCGCATACCCGTTGGCAAACCGCCGCCTTGTGTCTGATTGCAGGGCTGAGTTTGTTTAATCCGGCAACTGAGGCACTCACCGCTCGGCGCCTACAGGTTCAAGCTGTTTACAGAAGCATTACTAGGCAAGTTCCCACAGAGCCGTCGCCCGTGACTTTAGTAGAGATCGATGACTTATCAATCCGAGAAGGCTTTCCAAACGGGATTCCAAATCCGATCGACCGAGCTTATCTTGCTAGCATTCTCGATCGGCTCAGTGCCTTACAAGCACAGGTAGTAGGGATCGATTATCTGCTTGATCGCGCTCAAGAGCAAAACGATCAGCGCTTTGCTCAAGCAGTCTCTGAGTCTGTAGCTCAAGGAACCACACTAGTGTTCGGTTCGGTTCTACAGCCTGAAGGCGAGGTTGGAGTTAGAGAAGATCTCGCTAGTCTGAACTGGGCAATGCAGGGCTATACCAATACACCCAGAGGGTACTTGCGGGTACTGCCAGCAGGGAGTAGTTGTGTAGAGCGCTGTCCTTTCTCATATCTGCTAGCGATCGCCCAAACAGCTCACCAGGCAGCCCAACGAACTGTCCGTCAAGCTGATCTCCAGACCGAACTGCAATTGGCGATCGCTCCCGATCTCGATAGCCAAACTGACTATCGCCGCACGCTACTCACCACTGTACAACGACAAGATAGTGATCTAGTGCCAAGCGATCTCTATGGGCTAAGACTTTCTCCGTGGGCAAGTATCTCACGCTGGTGGAATCAACGCTGGCTGCACCCTCTGCTAGATTACTCACTACCGCCTGATGCAATCTACAGCAAACTTAGTGCTTATCAGCTTTTACACTTCCCAGAGGCGCAGCTAGCGAATCAGATCGATTGGCAAAATCAGGTTATTATTATCGCTTCAGGTGCCTACGATGAAGCGGGAACTGGCGCAATTAGAGATTATATTAGTGCGCCAGGTGTGATCGCTTTCTGGAGATCTCAAACAGGTGACCAATCGCGGGGAATGACTCGATTTACAGGCGGCGAAACCAACGCCTACGCCGTTCATCACTTTCTTAGAAGGCATTATCTGACACCCATTCCAGATACTTGGCTAGTGGGCATTGGCGTATTTGTAGGCGCAGGAGCTGTTTGGCTTTACCAGCGCCGGCAGCCTCCCTACCGTCATCGGCAACTTGCGTTGCTAGGAGCTAGTTTGGGATATGGTGGGCTTAGCCTACAGCTAGGTGTTACTAGCCAACTGTTGCTTCCTTGGCTATTGCCAGTTGCTACCGTCTGGGTATTTTGTCTGCCAATGGTTCTACCTACTGTCTTTGCTGCTAAACAATCTTCAAGTCTCTTATGACCTTTTTCGCTGTACTAAAGTCTGTTGGTATATCGATGTTGCTAGTGCCCACTGTATGGTCAGCGGGTATGAGTGTTCAAATTGAAGCAGCAAGCGCGCAAACTCTTGAAAGAGAGCTATCCGCTAGAGATTTCTCGTTTCGCCAGTTGTTTAAGAGAATTTTTCGAGATGATGAATGGCAAGATCCGCCCACTATTTCTAGAGGTGAGCTATGTTTGTTAGCCCCCGCTTGGGCTGGGCAAGAAATGCTGGTGTGGCATGAAGGTCCTGTTTTTGTTTGGCGAGGAGCGATCGCAAAGATGGCAGTCGTAGATAGTGTGAACAACGCTGTGATGTGGGAGTATGAGCCGCAATTACAGCAGAGATTCGTGCAATACGAAGGGGAGCCTT
It includes:
- a CDS encoding CHASE2 domain-containing protein gives rise to the protein MTDVYSLKVTQVEQVCFFELTWGRGRRLTAKLPYPAQVEALYQSWQRVYLNYYQSALRPDALNLDPNLGPDSGLNLGTNLGLRGRAVTSGQLTAKTDWHGQLVQAEAKLLYEFHQWLRNAALFDIRSELARRIAEPPPAKPIGEGSVGLDLLVACDPLDLGRWPWEEWEINAEYGSNRLVRIARLPMNVHEALTQVRRSHTAARVLVILGDDTGLDFEAELAAIVALKRLAQITVIGWQPGVDTTWLKQRICDTIQRDSGWDMLLFFGHSNEANAVGGQIAIAPQTTLSLRELDPYLRKAKQRGLKFALFNSCKGLDIANALIDIGLNQVAVMREPIHNRVAQLFLIQFMQSLASFDDVHTALQKASQFLRSKSNLTYPSAHLVPSLFRHSDAVLFRLQPVGWRARINELLPHTRWQTAALCLIAGLSLFNPATEALTARRLQVQAVYRSITRQVPTEPSPVTLVEIDDLSIREGFPNGIPNPIDRAYLASILDRLSALQAQVVGIDYLLDRAQEQNDQRFAQAVSESVAQGTTLVFGSVLQPEGEVGVREDLASLNWAMQGYTNTPRGYLRVLPAGSSCVERCPFSYLLAIAQTAHQAAQRTVRQADLQTELQLAIAPDLDSQTDYRRTLLTTVQRQDSDLVPSDLYGLRLSPWASISRWWNQRWLHPLLDYSLPPDAIYSKLSAYQLLHFPEAQLANQIDWQNQVIIIASGAYDEAGTGAIRDYISAPGVIAFWRSQTGDQSRGMTRFTGGETNAYAVHHFLRRHYLTPIPDTWLVGIGVFVGAGAVWLYQRRQPPYRHRQLALLGASLGYGGLSLQLGVTSQLLLPWLLPVATVWVFCLPMVLPTVFAAKQSSSLL